In Bythopirellula goksoeyrii, a single window of DNA contains:
- a CDS encoding DUF1328 family protein has protein sequence MNLLWWAIIAAIVAFIAGALGFTGIAAGAATIARVLFGLFLLIAIVLFVLVALGIGAAA, from the coding sequence ATGAACTTACTTTGGTGGGCAATAATCGCCGCAATCGTTGCATTCATCGCAGGAGCCTTGGGATTCACAGGGATCGCAGCGGGCGCAGCTACGATCGCAAGAGTCCTCTTTGGCTTATTCCTTCTGATCGCGATTGTGCTTTTCGTACTGGTTGCGTTAGGAATCGGTGCCGCAGCCTAG